The following proteins come from a genomic window of Acinetobacter baumannii:
- a CDS encoding aldolase: protein MKTASVNKHDLMQHAQQDMQKWMSDLDLTDRQKLALTCRILFDHGHDAGLAGQITCRSKNKETFITQRFGLGFDEITASNLLEVNQDLEPINQEGMANPANRFHTWIYKEHPEVNCIIHTHPTYVAALAMLQIPLMISQMDVCALYEDCSFVGHWPGVPVGNEEGLLISSALGKNRAVLLSHHGQLVTGKTIEEACNLALLIERAAQLQLLAMSAGQIQPIPHALAAEAHDWVSTDKRNKVNFAYYARKALKKHSDCI, encoded by the coding sequence ATGAAGACTGCTTCTGTAAACAAACACGACTTGATGCAACACGCACAGCAAGACATGCAAAAGTGGATGAGCGACTTAGATTTAACAGACCGTCAAAAGCTTGCACTGACTTGCCGTATTTTATTTGATCATGGGCATGATGCTGGTTTAGCGGGTCAAATTACATGCCGTAGTAAAAATAAAGAAACCTTTATTACTCAACGTTTCGGTTTAGGTTTTGATGAAATTACTGCTTCAAACTTGCTTGAGGTGAATCAGGACTTAGAACCCATCAATCAAGAAGGCATGGCAAACCCAGCCAACCGTTTCCACACATGGATTTATAAAGAACACCCAGAAGTGAACTGTATTATCCATACGCATCCAACGTATGTAGCGGCCCTGGCGATGCTACAGATTCCACTTATGATTTCCCAAATGGACGTCTGCGCACTTTACGAAGACTGCTCATTTGTAGGCCACTGGCCGGGAGTTCCTGTAGGTAATGAAGAAGGTCTTTTGATTTCTTCCGCGCTGGGTAAAAACCGCGCTGTTTTGTTGTCTCATCATGGTCAATTGGTCACAGGAAAAACCATTGAAGAAGCCTGCAACTTGGCGCTTTTAATTGAACGCGCAGCTCAACTGCAACTTTTAGCCATGTCTGCCGGACAAATCCAGCCTATCCCCCACGCTTTGGCAGCGGAAGCCCATGATTGGGTGTCTACCGATAAACGCAACAAAGTGAACTTTGCTTACTACGCACGTAAAGCTTTGAAAAAACATTCTGACTGTATTTAA
- a CDS encoding TorF family putative porin, with protein sequence MMKFALKAVTFGVLTAGSTMVMAEDAPSFYGITATGSVAATTDYRFRGITQSSNNPAIQGGFTFSHKSGAYVALWGSSVDFNTPGVSTETDISLGYTNTLKLSDTLAPTYDVGVIRYGYIGSDSKFTNPYNGDTGFDFTEFYGKLTFADSLFKGDALSVGVNYSNDYWGHSDEFWYFNVGYSAPIADTGFTGLASVGYNKLKNKDSLLVVAGGPGEDDSYIDYKVGVNYNILGIVAELDVVGTDISTSGMTDAQKKPYDTGLVFSLTKTF encoded by the coding sequence GAAGTTTGCACTTAAAGCAGTAACATTCGGCGTACTCACGGCAGGTTCAACCATGGTTATGGCTGAAGATGCTCCATCTTTTTACGGCATCACCGCAACTGGTAGTGTGGCTGCTACTACAGATTATCGCTTCCGCGGTATTACGCAGTCTTCAAATAATCCAGCTATTCAAGGTGGCTTCACTTTCTCTCATAAGTCAGGTGCTTATGTTGCGCTTTGGGGGTCAAGCGTAGACTTTAATACACCTGGTGTTTCAACTGAAACTGATATCTCGTTAGGTTATACCAACACCTTAAAACTGTCAGACACACTTGCACCGACTTATGATGTTGGTGTGATCCGTTATGGTTATATTGGCTCTGATTCAAAATTCACTAATCCATACAATGGTGACACTGGTTTTGACTTTACCGAGTTTTACGGAAAATTAACGTTTGCAGATTCTTTATTTAAAGGTGATGCCCTTAGTGTCGGCGTGAATTATTCTAACGATTATTGGGGCCACTCTGACGAGTTCTGGTATTTTAACGTGGGTTATTCGGCACCAATTGCAGACACAGGATTTACTGGACTTGCTTCAGTTGGTTATAACAAGCTTAAAAATAAAGATTCTTTACTTGTAGTTGCAGGTGGACCAGGTGAAGATGATAGCTATATTGATTATAAAGTCGGCGTAAACTATAACATCTTGGGTATTGTTGCTGAGCTAGATGTTGTCGGTACAGATATTAGTACTTCTGGCATGACTGATGCCCAGAAAAAACCTTATGACACAGGTTTAGTGTTTAGTTTAACTAAAACATTCTAA
- a CDS encoding dihydrodipicolinate synthase family protein → MKLNGIIGYPVTPFSDDNTINLPVLKQMLDLLIENGCDAIAPLGSTGESAYLEWDEWCLVAKTSIESINKRVPVIIGISELTTDQAIKKAQIAQSYGADALMVISVSYWKLTDQEIFEYYQAIAQATSLPIMVYNNPATSGVDMSPELMVRMFNNIANIMMVKESSGDIQRMHKIYELSKGELPFYNGCNPLALEALCAGASGWCTAAPNLLGQRPQQLIEYVKNGELEQAQKSFYQQLPLLRFIVSGGLPKTIKAGLQLKGVAAGAPRKPLTKATDIELNQLKQLLSEIEN, encoded by the coding sequence ATGAAACTAAACGGCATTATTGGCTACCCTGTTACTCCCTTTTCTGATGACAACACCATCAATCTTCCTGTACTAAAACAAATGCTGGATTTGCTTATTGAAAATGGCTGCGACGCGATTGCACCTTTAGGCAGTACAGGTGAAAGCGCTTATCTTGAATGGGATGAATGGTGCTTAGTCGCGAAAACTTCAATTGAAAGCATTAATAAGCGCGTACCTGTCATTATTGGGATTTCAGAACTCACCACTGATCAAGCCATCAAAAAAGCCCAAATCGCGCAAAGCTATGGTGCAGATGCACTTATGGTGATTTCTGTATCTTATTGGAAGCTAACAGACCAAGAGATTTTTGAATATTACCAAGCAATTGCTCAAGCAACGTCTTTACCTATTATGGTGTACAACAACCCTGCAACCAGTGGTGTTGATATGTCTCCTGAATTAATGGTGCGCATGTTTAACAACATTGCAAATATTATGATGGTAAAAGAAAGCAGCGGCGATATTCAGCGCATGCATAAAATTTATGAGCTATCAAAAGGTGAACTTCCGTTTTATAACGGCTGTAACCCTCTAGCTTTAGAAGCTTTATGCGCAGGAGCAAGCGGTTGGTGTACAGCAGCACCCAATCTGTTAGGTCAACGACCTCAACAGCTTATTGAATATGTAAAAAATGGTGAATTGGAACAAGCCCAGAAGTCATTTTATCAGCAGCTTCCTCTATTACGCTTTATTGTAAGTGGTGGTCTGCCTAAAACGATTAAAGCAGGTTTACAACTAAAAGGTGTCGCTGCAGGAGCACCACGCAAGCCGTTGACCAAAGCCACGGATATTGAGCTTAATCAGTTAAAACAACTACTTTCTGAAATAGAAAACTAA